In Haemorhous mexicanus isolate bHaeMex1 chromosome 6, bHaeMex1.pri, whole genome shotgun sequence, a single window of DNA contains:
- the ATG14 gene encoding beclin 1-associated autophagy-related key regulator, protein MAAPSGRRPQPAGPGGGSAAGPGALRGAEEDAEGLYVAVERCPLCNTTRRRLTCAKCVQSGDFVFFDGRDSERFSDKKERLMHLKTKQREFQKHVLKAMEGKEITDQLRWKIMSCKMRIEQLKQTICKENDEMTRHTEGLLRIKEENQKHYRRAQRHQEKKEKIQKHNRKLGDLVEKKTYDLKTQYEHLANLRRAHILELTSVIFPMEEVKTSMRDPADVSSESDNAMTSSTVSKLAEARRTTYLSGRWVCDDHNGDTSISITGPWIILPNNGDYSAYYNWVEEKKTTQGPDMEHNNPAHTISAALCYATQLVNTLSLILDVNLPKKLCNSEFCGENLSRHRFTRAVKKLNANILHLCFSQHVNLDLLHPLHTLRNLMYLVSPDTENLGRSGPFEISADLEDSMEFVEPSAAGETDESGDEHVSDEETDLGTDWENLPSPRFCDIPSQQVEMLQSQSTQASQPIASSSAGGMISSAAASVTSWLKAYTGHR, encoded by the exons ATGGCGGCTCCCAGCGGCCGCCGGCCGCagcccgcggggccgggcgggggcagcgcggccgggcccggggctcTGCGGGGCGCCGAGGAGGACGCCGAGGGTCTCTACGTGGCGGTGGAGCGGTGCCCGCTCTGCAACACCACGCGGCGCCGCCTCACCTGCGCCAAGTGCGTGCAGAGCGGCGACTTCGTCTTCTTCGACGGGCGCGACTCCGAGAG GTTTTCAGACAAGAAAGAAAGGCTGATGCATCTTAAAACCAAACAGAGAGAATTCCAAAAACA TGTTTTGAAGGCCAtggaagggaaagaaataacTGATCAGCTG AGATGGAAAATAATGTCTTGCAAGATGAGGATTGAGCAGCTGAAACAGACcatttgcaaagaaaatgaTGAAATGACAAGAC ACACAGAGGGGCTGCTGAGGATTAAAGAGGAGAACCAGAAGCATTATCGCAGGGCTCAGAGGCAccaggagaagaaggagaagatcCAGAAGCACAACAGGAAGCTGGGAGACCTGGTGGAGAAAAAAACCTACGACCTGAAAACGCAGTACGAGCACCTGGCCAACCTGCGGCGCGCGCACATCCTGGAGCTGACCTCCGTCATCTTCCCCATGGAAGAGGTGAAGACAAGCATGAG GGACCCAGCAGACGTGTCCTCAGAGAGTGACAATGCCATGACCTCCAGCACTGTGAGCAAGCTGGCAGAGGCACGGAGGACCACGTACCTGTCCGGGAGGTGGGTGTGTGATGACCACAACGGGGACACCAGCATCAGCATCACGGGGCCCTGGATCATCCTCCCCAACAACGGGGACTACTCTGCTTACTACAACTGGGTGGAGGAGAAGAAGACTACACAGGGACCTG ataTGGAACATAATAACCCTGCTCATACCATCAGTGCTGCATTGTGCTATGCAACTCAGCTCGTTAACACTTTGTCTCTCATACTTGATGTAAATCTTCCCAAGAAGCTCTGCAACAG TGAATTCTGTGGAGAGAATCTCAGCAGACACAGGTTCACACGGGCAGTGAAGAAGCTGAATGCTAATATCCTTCacctctgcttctctcag CATGTAAATTTAGATCTGTTGCACCCCCTGCATACCCTCAGGAACCTCATGTACCTGGTCAGCCCAGACACCGAGAACTTGGGCAg GTCCGGCCCCTTCGAGATCAGCGCCGACCTGGAGGACTCCATGGAGTTCGTGGAGCCCAGCGCGGCGGGCGAGACGGACGAGAGCGGCGACGAGCACGTGAGCGACGAGGAGACGGACCTGGGCACGGACTGGGAgaacctgcccagccccaggttcTGTGACATCCCCTCGCAGCAGGTGGAgatgctgcagagccagagcacccAGGCGTCCCAGCCCATCGCCAGCAGCAGCGCGGGCGGGATGATCTCGTCCGCCGCCGCCTCGGTCACCTCGTGGCTCAAGGCCTACACCGGGCACCGCTAG